The window ATTGGTTGAGGTTATGCTGGAGCTTGTGCCTAAGTATTGGCCTCGGCTTCGGATTACATGCCCAACAACTTAATATTGATTATCTACAAGGCATTCAGCCCCGCAGTATCGGACCGGCAGGCATGAGTGGACGTATTACGGCCATCGATGTGGTTACGAATAACCCCGACATCATCTATGCCGGCGCAGCCTCTGGAGGAGTATGGAAGTCAGAAGGTGGGGGCATAGACTGGACCCCCATTTTTGACCACGAAAAAACCGCGTCTGTCGGCGCTATCGCCATTTATCAAGCCAATCCGAACATTGTTTGGGTAGGGACTGGCGAAGGAAACCCCCGCAATAGCCAAAACAGCGGCTATGGTGTTTGGAAGTCGATAGATGCTGGGAAAACTTGGCAATATCTCGGCCTCGAAAAAACCCGCAATATCCACCGACTCTTGCTCGACCCCAACAACCCCCAAGTAGCTTATGTGGGTGCGCAAGGCTCTGCCTGGGGAGGGAGCGAAGATCGGGGGGTATTCAAAACTACTGATGGTGGCAAAACTTGGAAAAAAATCCTTTATGTAGACCAAAATACTGGCATTGCTGACTTGGTCATCGACCCTCACAACCCAAACAAACTGATTGCGGCTATGTGGGAGTTCAGACGTTGGCCTTGGTTTTTCAACTCTGGCGGCAAAGGCTCAGGCCTTTACATCACTCAAGATGGTGGGGAAAACTGGACGCGCCTCAACGAAACAAACGGCCTACCTGCCGGCAACCTAGGCCGTATCGGTGTAGCCATTGCCCGCAGCAACCCCAAGGTGGTGTATGCCATTGTAGAAGCCAAGAAAAATGGTTTTTACCGCTCCGATGATGGAGGCCTACATTGGAAACTCGTTACCCAAACAGGAGAGTTTGGCAACCGGCCTTTTTACTACTCCGAAATTTATGTAGACCCTAGCAACGAAAACCGTATCTATAGCCTATGGACGATGGTTTCGGTGTCTGAAGATGCCGGCCGTACTTGGCAGCTCCTACTCCCTTGGTCACGCCGCCATACCGACGTACACCTTGACCACCACGCCTGGTGGATGCACCCCGAAAATCCCGATTTCATCATAGAAGGCAATGACGGTGGACTCAATATCTCCCGCGACCGTGGAAAAACTTGGCGATTTGCCGAAAATATTCCTGTAGGCCAGTTTTACCACGTCAATGTGGATATGGCCATCCCCTACAACGTAATGGGAGGCATGCAAGATAATGGCTCTTGGCACGGCCCGGGCTATGCCTGGAAAGCGGGTGGCATCCGCAACAGCTACTTCCAAGAGATATTCTTTGGCGATGGCTTTGATGTTGTCCCTGACCATAGCGACGAACGCTACGTCTACGCCATGTCTCAAGGTGGCAACCTAGGCCGTGTAGATTTACATACCGGACACTCCAAGCGTATCAAGCCCGTACACCCTGAAGGAGAGGCGCTACGCTTCAACTGGAACGCGGCCATTGCGCACGACCCCTTCGTCAAAACCAAAATTTATTATGGTAGCCAATACCTGCACCAAAGCAATAACCGTGGAGATGATTGGACTATCATCTCGCCAGACCTGACTACCAATGACCCCGAAAAGCAAAAAGCTCACGAAAGCGGCGGGCTGACCTTTGACGTAACTGCTGCCGAAAATCACTGTACCATCGTAGCGATTGCCCCAAGCCCCGTAAAAGAAGGCGTTATATGGGTAGGTACTGATGACGGCAATGTGCAGCTGACCCAAGACGGAGGCAAAACCTGGACTAACCTCGCCAAAAGCCTTAAAGGAGCTCCCGCAGGTAGCTGGATTCCACAAATCCACCCTTCACCGCACAATGCCGGAGAAGCTTTTGTCATACTCAATAACTACCGACGAGATGACTGGACTCCGTTCTTGTTTCATACCACAGACTATGGCAAAACTTGGACTAACCTCGTGGATGCCAACAAGGTATGGGGATATACTCACGCCGTCGCACAAGACTTGGTAGCGCCCAATTTGTTGTTCTTAGGCACAGAGTCGGGTCTATATGTCAGTATCGATAAGGGCAAGACGTGGACAAAGTGGACCAAAAACTACCCCACTGTCCCTACAGTCGATCTTGTGATCCACCCTCGTGAGCATGACCTCGTGGTGGCTACCTTTGGACGCTCTTTGTATGTGATTGACGATATCCGTCCGCTGCGCGAATTGGCACAAAAAGGTGATAAAATTCTCAAAGAAGCCCTGTATGCCTTTGAAGCCCCCGATGCTTATCTAGCCAAATACATAGAGGCCTCAGGAACCCGATTTGCGGCCAATGGTATTTTTGCTGGCGAAAACCGTCCTTATGGAGCGATGATTTCGTATAGCATCGGCCAGTGGCAGTTAGGGGAGAAGAAAGATTCACTCAAGCTCAAAGCCGAGATTGTGAACGCACAGGGCGAAGTCATTCGTACGCTACAGATGAAGCCTGAGCGCCTAGGCATCAACCGCTTTCAGTGGAACTTGGATGTGCGCGGTGAGCGCGGCATCAACGCCCCCAAGGCCAAGCCCGACAGCCCCGAACCCAGCGGCTATAGCGCCTTACCAGGCACGTATACCGTACGCCTTAGCTATGGCGATGCCAAGGCCGAAACGCAGGTAAAAGTAATGACCGACCCAAGAATGAATGTTTCTACCGAAGCTTTGGCTGCCCAACAGGCTTGGTATGAGGAGGTCTATAAGCGTACCCGCAGCGCCCGAGCGCTGATGGAACGACTCAACGAATCGAAAGAGGCTGTAGACAATTTCCTCAAGCAACTTG of the Eisenibacter elegans DSM 3317 genome contains:
- a CDS encoding VPS10 domain-containing protein, whose translation is MLHTHTYWLRLCWSLCLSIGLGFGLHAQQLNIDYLQGIQPRSIGPAGMSGRITAIDVVTNNPDIIYAGAASGGVWKSEGGGIDWTPIFDHEKTASVGAIAIYQANPNIVWVGTGEGNPRNSQNSGYGVWKSIDAGKTWQYLGLEKTRNIHRLLLDPNNPQVAYVGAQGSAWGGSEDRGVFKTTDGGKTWKKILYVDQNTGIADLVIDPHNPNKLIAAMWEFRRWPWFFNSGGKGSGLYITQDGGENWTRLNETNGLPAGNLGRIGVAIARSNPKVVYAIVEAKKNGFYRSDDGGLHWKLVTQTGEFGNRPFYYSEIYVDPSNENRIYSLWTMVSVSEDAGRTWQLLLPWSRRHTDVHLDHHAWWMHPENPDFIIEGNDGGLNISRDRGKTWRFAENIPVGQFYHVNVDMAIPYNVMGGMQDNGSWHGPGYAWKAGGIRNSYFQEIFFGDGFDVVPDHSDERYVYAMSQGGNLGRVDLHTGHSKRIKPVHPEGEALRFNWNAAIAHDPFVKTKIYYGSQYLHQSNNRGDDWTIISPDLTTNDPEKQKAHESGGLTFDVTAAENHCTIVAIAPSPVKEGVIWVGTDDGNVQLTQDGGKTWTNLAKSLKGAPAGSWIPQIHPSPHNAGEAFVILNNYRRDDWTPFLFHTTDYGKTWTNLVDANKVWGYTHAVAQDLVAPNLLFLGTESGLYVSIDKGKTWTKWTKNYPTVPTVDLVIHPREHDLVVATFGRSLYVIDDIRPLRELAQKGDKILKEALYAFEAPDAYLAKYIEASGTRFAANGIFAGENRPYGAMISYSIGQWQLGEKKDSLKLKAEIVNAQGEVIRTLQMKPERLGINRFQWNLDVRGERGINAPKAKPDSPEPSGYSALPGTYTVRLSYGDAKAETQVKVMTDPRMNVSTEALAAQQAWYEEVYKRTRSARALMERLNESKEAVDNFLKQLGDADDEATLALKKQANAVKDSLKDLREMMVGPDDVQGIFRTSETVSAKIGEATWATSSAEDGISSAHRVLLAEADKALNDALDRTNAFYAEVWNSFIQAAEQAPRPTFKRYEPLKASGE